In Papaver somniferum cultivar HN1 chromosome 1, ASM357369v1, whole genome shotgun sequence, a genomic segment contains:
- the LOC113329277 gene encoding GATA transcription factor 18-like, with the protein MQRCSSNTSSYQYCSHHPVGTCSCHLYQPHHHHHQSTSSSHQPSSGKNPFTMLFSSSSTANTKTCSTQYSNPNYQNSKSFDELDYHSYPIITSSSPSSAVDCTLSLGTPSTRKTNNSVTIDNHRKSTSCLTSSSKYYKSWDVFQPNSKNHHQEQQRHASSTAHNIKNIISRGYNSVNRDQTIGRRCANCDTTSTPLWRNGPRGPKSLCNACGIRYKKEERRATASTITTSNVNVNGAVGEVMSHPNQQSWAPHHSQTQPRLSTSAYPTSSTTSHYHEFRFIGDEDCYHHHSNINTSTAGGGGIPNLLSWRQPTLVHHYT; encoded by the exons ATGCAAAGGTGTAGTAGTAATACTAGTTCTTACCAGTACTGCAGTCATCATCCAGTCGGTACATGTTCTTGCCATTTATATcaacctcatcatcatcatcaccagagTACTTCATCATCACATCAACCATCATCAGGAAAGAATCCTTTCACTATGTTATTCTCTTCATCATCTACTGCTAATACCAAAACTTGTAGCACCCaatattcaaaccctaattatcaaaaCAGCAAGTCTTTCGATGAACTGGATTATCATTCATATCCGATTATCACTTCATCTTCACCTTCTTCTGCAGTTGACTGTACACTCTCATTAGGAACTCCTTCCACTCGTAAAACTAATAACTCAGTTACGATCGACAATCATCGAAAATCTACTTCTTGTttaacatcatcatcaaaatattataagtcATGGGATGTTTTTCAGCCCAACAGTAAGAATCATCATCAAGAACAGCAAAGACATGCTTCATCGACTGCACACAATATCAAGAATATCATCAGCCGAGGATATAACAGTGTCAACAGAGATCAGACAATTGGTCGAAGATGTGCAAACTGTGACACGACATCTACACCTTTATGGAGAAATGGACCTCGAGGTCCTAAG TCACTATGTAACGCGTGTGGGATTCGGTATAAAAAGGAAGAACGACGCGCCACTGCAAGCACAATCACCACCAGCAATGTGAATGTTAACGGTGCAGTTGGAGAGGTGATGAGTCATCCTAATCAACAGTCATGGGCGCCACATCACTCGCAGACTCAACCAAGATTAAGTACTTCAGCATATCCCACTTCATCAACGACTTCTCATTATCATGAATTCAGGTTCATCGGAGATGAAGATTGTTATCACCATCACTCCAACATTAATACTAGTACTGCTGGTGGTGGCGGCATCCCTAATCTCCTTTCATGGCGACAACCCACCCTTGTCCATCACTACACATAG